The Marinobacter sp. ANT_B65 genome has a segment encoding these proteins:
- a CDS encoding VOC family protein translates to MSTLSYVNIFADDIEGLSVFYRDLFGFKEIPEIRSPIFRGLDTGRSCIGFNATDAYELLKLDEYSDTKGCKFLLNIDVDSQEEVDEFVPKALAAGATIIKEPYKTYYNWYQAVLLDPEGNVFRINYMM, encoded by the coding sequence ATGAGCACGCTTTCTTATGTAAACATCTTTGCCGACGACATTGAGGGCCTGAGCGTTTTTTACCGGGACCTGTTCGGATTCAAGGAAATTCCTGAAATCCGCTCGCCCATTTTCCGTGGGCTGGACACAGGTCGCTCCTGCATCGGCTTTAACGCGACAGACGCCTATGAGCTTCTGAAACTGGACGAGTATTCGGACACTAAAGGCTGCAAGTTTCTTCTCAACATAGATGTCGACAGCCAGGAAGAAGTTGACGAGTTCGTGCCCAAGGCTCTGGCCGCAGGTGCCACCATCATCAAGGAACCCTACAAAACCTACTACAACTGGTATCAGGCAGTGCTCCTGGACCCTGAAGGTAACGTTTTTCGAATCAACTACATGATGTAA
- a CDS encoding isopenicillin N synthase family dioxygenase: MQLQHVPTIDLAPYFEGTPEGKEQVAKEIDRACKDIGFLVITNHGIPRDLVERVYSLSQKFFQLPMAEKRKVDRPSPDMVRGYSAVAEESLSYSMEEAAPGDLKESFSIGPTDVPEDDYHRGAAAGPHFAPNVWPETIEGFKAAYAEYFDAMSSLARSLMRIFALSLKLDEHFFDDKIDKEISMLRTLSYPNMGSNIEEGQMRAGAHTDYGSLTIVKPDNSPGGLQVCNRNGDWVSVPYAEDSFAVNIGDLMMRWTNDQWISTLHRVVNPPLDASTAHPRQSIVFFHQPNYDAMIECLPSCLDENGKATYPPVSSGDHLKSKFVKQTTFGGTQEVA; the protein is encoded by the coding sequence ATGCAGTTACAACACGTACCAACGATTGACCTTGCCCCGTATTTCGAGGGTACCCCTGAAGGCAAAGAGCAGGTGGCAAAAGAAATCGACAGGGCCTGTAAGGATATCGGCTTCCTGGTAATTACCAACCATGGCATCCCCAGGGATCTGGTGGAGCGCGTTTACTCTCTGAGCCAGAAATTTTTCCAGCTGCCCATGGCTGAAAAACGCAAAGTAGACCGCCCCAGCCCCGATATGGTGCGCGGTTATAGCGCAGTAGCAGAAGAAAGCCTGTCCTACTCTATGGAAGAAGCAGCTCCCGGGGACCTGAAGGAGTCATTTTCTATAGGGCCTACCGATGTGCCCGAAGATGATTACCATCGAGGAGCCGCTGCAGGCCCCCACTTTGCCCCGAACGTCTGGCCCGAAACCATCGAAGGCTTCAAGGCAGCCTACGCCGAGTATTTCGACGCCATGAGCAGCCTGGCCCGTTCGCTGATGCGCATTTTTGCTCTCTCCCTGAAGCTTGATGAGCATTTCTTCGACGACAAGATCGACAAAGAAATCAGCATGCTCAGGACCCTCAGTTACCCCAACATGGGCTCCAATATAGAGGAAGGCCAGATGCGTGCTGGCGCCCACACCGACTATGGCAGCCTGACTATTGTCAAACCGGATAACTCTCCAGGCGGCCTCCAGGTATGTAACCGGAACGGGGACTGGGTGAGTGTGCCTTACGCAGAGGACAGCTTCGCGGTCAATATCGGCGATCTCATGATGCGCTGGACCAACGACCAGTGGATTTCTACCCTGCACCGTGTCGTCAACCCGCCGCTGGATGCAAGTACGGCTCACCCACGCCAGTCCATCGTTTTTTTCCATCAGCCCAACTACGACGCCATGATCGAATGCCTGCCAAGCTGCCTGGACGAAAATGGCAAGGCAACCTACCCCCCGGTCAGTTCCGGCGATCACCTCAAATCCAAGTTCGTTAAACAGACCACTTTTGGTGGTACCCAGGAGGTTGCCTGA
- the rutB gene encoding pyrimidine utilization protein B, protein MNIATEKSGYALCTGGEAVLELPGRPEPLHMRASETALIVVDMQNAYSTIGGYLDKAGFDVSATGPVIQQIKRAICAARAAGIPVIFFQNGWDPQYVEAGGPGSPNWYKSNALKAMRKEPELNGSLLAKGTWDYDLVDELQPQAGDIVIPKPRYSGFFNTAFDSILRSRGIRNLVFTGIATNVCVESTLRDGFFLEYFGVVLADATYQAGPEFIQQAALYNIETFFGWVSSTDDFCNTFGSSSETATSTQSQTSPV, encoded by the coding sequence ATGAATATCGCAACCGAAAAGTCAGGTTACGCCCTTTGTACCGGTGGCGAAGCAGTACTTGAGCTGCCGGGTAGGCCAGAGCCGCTGCACATGCGTGCCAGTGAAACAGCACTGATTGTCGTTGATATGCAGAATGCTTACTCCACCATTGGCGGCTATCTGGATAAAGCCGGTTTTGATGTGTCTGCGACTGGCCCGGTTATCCAGCAAATCAAACGGGCCATTTGCGCGGCAAGAGCAGCCGGTATACCTGTGATCTTCTTCCAGAATGGCTGGGACCCGCAGTACGTTGAGGCGGGCGGCCCGGGCTCTCCGAACTGGTACAAGTCCAATGCCCTGAAGGCTATGCGCAAGGAACCAGAGCTTAATGGCAGTCTCCTTGCCAAGGGTACATGGGACTACGATCTGGTAGACGAACTGCAGCCGCAGGCGGGCGATATAGTTATACCAAAGCCCCGTTACAGTGGCTTTTTCAATACTGCCTTTGACAGCATCCTGCGCAGTCGTGGTATCCGCAATCTGGTGTTTACCGGTATTGCTACCAACGTTTGTGTTGAATCCACCCTGCGTGATGGCTTCTTTCTGGAGTACTTCGGAGTGGTTCTTGCCGATGCCACCTACCAGGCCGGGCCTGAGTTCATTCAGCAGGCGGCTCTGTACAACATTGAAACCTTCTTTGGCTGGGTATCCAGTACCGACGATTTCTGCAATACGTTTGGCTCTTCAAGCGAAACAGCAACATCCACCCAGTCTCAAACCAGCCCTGTATAA
- a CDS encoding BMP family ABC transporter substrate-binding protein: MKKLILSAGFALASFFGLMNIANAEGLTLDEPPKIAMLYISPTNDGGWTQAFDEARQRLEKELDIKIQYVESVPESASAIRPAVERFIKRGANIIIGTAFGYSDTFKSLSEDYPDVAFLNGSGTTNGPNLLSFYGRTYESQYLCGMAAGAASESGKLGFVAANPFGVVNWTINAYAMGAREMNPDATVTVVYTGAWNDPTKERSATKALIDQGADVIGQHVDTPTPQLVAQENGVYGTGHHRDFREFAPEATICSSVWVWDRFLKTELEKIIAGNWVPAPHGALLSMEEGGTDIACCGPNIDDEEEARIMAAREKLMNGELQVYAGPLTDQNGTVRAAAGEVVSDGDLWQMDWFVDGVITQQ, translated from the coding sequence ATGAAAAAGCTAATACTCAGTGCCGGTTTTGCACTGGCCAGCTTCTTTGGCCTTATGAACATTGCTAATGCCGAGGGTCTGACTCTCGACGAGCCGCCAAAGATCGCCATGCTGTATATTTCCCCAACCAATGACGGCGGCTGGACCCAGGCCTTCGATGAAGCGCGCCAGCGCCTGGAAAAGGAGCTGGATATCAAAATCCAGTACGTGGAAAGCGTTCCTGAATCCGCCTCTGCTATCCGGCCAGCCGTCGAACGCTTTATCAAGCGTGGCGCCAACATCATTATCGGTACAGCATTCGGTTACTCCGATACGTTCAAATCTCTGTCCGAAGACTATCCGGACGTAGCCTTCCTGAACGGTTCCGGCACCACCAACGGTCCCAACCTGCTGTCGTTCTATGGTCGTACTTACGAAAGCCAGTACCTTTGTGGCATGGCAGCCGGCGCAGCATCTGAATCCGGCAAGCTCGGTTTCGTCGCCGCTAACCCGTTCGGCGTGGTGAACTGGACGATCAACGCCTACGCCATGGGTGCCCGGGAAATGAACCCGGACGCGACCGTCACCGTCGTCTATACCGGCGCCTGGAACGACCCCACCAAAGAACGCTCAGCAACCAAGGCCCTGATCGATCAGGGTGCTGATGTCATCGGCCAGCACGTAGACACTCCGACACCGCAACTGGTTGCCCAGGAAAATGGCGTCTACGGCACAGGGCACCATCGTGATTTCCGTGAGTTTGCTCCGGAAGCCACCATTTGTTCATCAGTGTGGGTCTGGGATCGCTTCCTGAAAACCGAGCTGGAAAAAATCATCGCCGGAAACTGGGTACCTGCACCACACGGCGCGCTTCTTTCCATGGAAGAAGGTGGTACTGACATCGCCTGCTGTGGACCGAACATTGATGACGAAGAAGAAGCCAGGATCATGGCTGCCCGCGAGAAACTGATGAATGGCGAACTGCAAGTCTATGCCGGCCCGCTGACTGACCAGAACGGCACGGTTCGCGCCGCCGCAGGCGAAGTCGTATCTGATGGCGATCTATGGCAGATGGACTGGTTTGTTGATGGGGTTATTACACAGCAATGA
- a CDS encoding SDR family NAD(P)-dependent oxidoreductase, translating to MNKTLFVTGATSGFGAAIARRFARDGWNLVICGRRTERLYILADELGEITQVHPLKLDVQDASAVRQGIESLPASFRNIHTLVNNAGLALAPAAMQDVELADLHTMINTNITGVVNVTHALLPTLIRTGAGANIINIGSTAGEWPYPGSHVYGASKAFIKQFSYNLRCDLPGTGVRVTDLSPGIAETEFSLVRNSGDQAASDSVYKGTVPLSASDVADQVAHIANLPDHININRVEMVPVRQSWGPYAIHRDPDKALRN from the coding sequence TTGAACAAAACCCTATTTGTGACCGGTGCCACGTCCGGCTTCGGGGCGGCCATCGCACGCAGGTTCGCGCGGGACGGCTGGAACCTGGTCATCTGCGGGCGGCGCACGGAGCGCCTGTATATTCTGGCCGATGAGCTGGGTGAAATAACTCAGGTTCACCCGTTAAAACTGGATGTGCAGGATGCCAGTGCGGTGCGACAGGGCATTGAATCCCTGCCCGCCAGCTTTCGTAACATCCATACACTGGTCAACAATGCAGGGCTGGCTCTGGCACCTGCAGCCATGCAGGATGTGGAGCTGGCTGATCTGCACACCATGATCAATACCAACATCACCGGCGTGGTCAATGTTACCCATGCACTGCTTCCCACATTAATCCGGACCGGTGCTGGAGCCAACATCATCAACATAGGTTCAACCGCCGGTGAATGGCCTTACCCGGGCAGCCACGTGTACGGCGCCAGCAAAGCCTTCATCAAGCAGTTTTCATACAACCTCAGGTGTGATCTGCCAGGTACAGGCGTGCGAGTAACAGACCTGTCTCCAGGCATTGCCGAAACGGAATTTTCACTCGTGCGGAACAGTGGCGATCAGGCCGCTTCCGATTCGGTCTACAAAGGAACTGTGCCCCTGTCTGCCAGCGATGTGGCTGACCAGGTCGCCCACATTGCCAATCTGCCCGATCACATCAATATCAACCGGGTGGAAATGGTACCTGTTCGTCAGTCATGGGGCCCCTACGCCATTCATCGTGACCCCGACAAAGCATTACGAAACTGA
- a CDS encoding ABC transporter permease, whose translation MSDFALRRPLLNRRYTLEVRQQMAWPWQALILGASMILGLLLSGIILVLAGVPAGELLNEFVILTLFDAQSLKSVLFQASPLIMVGLAGCLAFRARFWNLGLEGQMIFGAIGATAVTIWDIGSPGMRLPLMMAVAMVCGLLWAVAPVLLKLKLQVNEIVSTLMLNYIAINVLLHLMYGPWKDPKDAFPYSPKYDSFELLPELGNGLSLSIPIAIVIALIVLWFVNISRAGLYLRFVDKSPKVAGAVGVPVAKTILIAVLFSGALAGLAGLMVAAGQEGRLTHSFYAGYGFSGILIAFLARNNPIAATCAALLIATLFVSGRSLQVFYQIPFAMVQLIQAVLVICVASSDFFIRHRIRRVQGGD comes from the coding sequence ATGTCTGACTTTGCATTAAGGCGCCCCCTGCTGAACCGCAGATACACTCTGGAAGTCCGCCAACAGATGGCGTGGCCCTGGCAGGCTCTGATCCTCGGGGCATCAATGATTCTGGGACTATTGTTGTCCGGCATCATACTGGTATTGGCGGGCGTACCTGCCGGAGAGCTACTGAACGAATTTGTCATTCTCACACTGTTTGATGCCCAAAGCCTGAAGTCTGTGCTGTTTCAGGCATCACCACTGATTATGGTCGGCCTGGCTGGCTGCCTGGCATTCCGGGCCAGATTCTGGAATCTGGGGCTCGAAGGCCAGATGATATTCGGGGCTATAGGCGCAACAGCCGTCACTATTTGGGACATCGGCAGCCCGGGCATGCGCTTGCCCCTGATGATGGCCGTAGCCATGGTGTGTGGGCTGCTCTGGGCAGTTGCACCTGTGTTGCTGAAACTCAAACTGCAGGTTAACGAGATTGTCTCCACATTGATGCTGAACTACATCGCAATCAATGTCCTGCTGCACCTGATGTATGGTCCCTGGAAGGACCCAAAGGACGCCTTTCCCTATTCGCCCAAGTACGACAGCTTTGAGCTCCTGCCAGAACTTGGCAACGGCCTCAGCCTTTCGATCCCTATCGCCATTGTGATTGCACTGATCGTACTCTGGTTCGTCAATATCTCCCGCGCCGGCCTGTATCTTCGCTTTGTGGACAAAAGCCCAAAAGTAGCAGGGGCTGTCGGGGTTCCTGTGGCAAAAACCATTTTGATTGCGGTTCTCTTCTCCGGTGCTCTTGCCGGGCTGGCTGGCCTGATGGTAGCCGCAGGACAGGAAGGCCGCCTTACACACTCATTCTATGCAGGTTATGGTTTTTCCGGGATTCTCATCGCGTTTCTCGCACGTAACAACCCCATCGCGGCCACCTGTGCTGCTCTGCTGATTGCCACTCTGTTCGTATCGGGCCGCAGTCTGCAGGTGTTCTACCAGATTCCATTTGCCATGGTGCAGCTTATCCAGGCCGTGCTGGTGATCTGCGTTGCATCTTCGGACTTCTTTATCCGTCATCGTATCCGTCGCGTTCAGGGGGGAGACTGA
- a CDS encoding ABC transporter permease — MDLITSWMGNIPEFAVPFALAALGLIITEKSGVLALGAEGLMLVGAVIGVGAALTFDNTAVALAIAMIAASVVSLLFALMVLVMRINQVISGLVLVFFCQGLTTLTGTLMGWTNQPVSGLGAIALWPLSELPYVGRFFIQNVVVYLVPVIFVVAVWALNRTTPGLRLRAVGENPQAADAAGISVLGYRLAAIMIGAALIGLAGAFIAVLSNKLWISNMTAGRGWIAVALVIFARWSPWKALAGALLFGCIEALIPQLAASGIKLPQYFVFMAPYAITLGVMIWVAASKRDISSQPGALGAPFIREERT; from the coding sequence ATGGACCTGATTACCAGCTGGATGGGTAACATTCCTGAATTCGCTGTTCCTTTTGCACTGGCCGCCCTCGGGCTGATCATCACCGAGAAATCCGGCGTGCTGGCACTCGGTGCTGAAGGGCTGATGCTGGTTGGCGCCGTTATCGGTGTCGGCGCCGCCCTTACCTTTGACAATACGGCTGTCGCTTTAGCGATAGCCATGATTGCGGCCAGCGTGGTCTCTCTTCTATTTGCCCTGATGGTGCTGGTTATGCGCATCAACCAGGTCATTTCCGGGCTGGTTCTGGTGTTTTTCTGCCAGGGGCTGACCACATTGACAGGCACACTGATGGGCTGGACCAATCAGCCGGTTTCCGGGCTGGGAGCCATAGCACTCTGGCCGCTATCCGAGCTGCCATATGTGGGACGCTTCTTCATACAGAATGTTGTGGTGTACCTCGTCCCGGTGATCTTCGTGGTCGCTGTCTGGGCCCTGAACAGAACAACCCCCGGCCTGCGGCTGCGGGCAGTTGGCGAGAACCCACAGGCTGCAGATGCCGCCGGCATATCAGTGCTGGGTTATCGTTTGGCGGCGATCATGATTGGCGCCGCCCTGATCGGTCTTGCTGGCGCTTTCATCGCTGTACTCAGCAACAAACTCTGGATATCCAATATGACCGCCGGCCGGGGCTGGATAGCTGTCGCTCTGGTTATTTTCGCCCGCTGGTCCCCGTGGAAAGCACTCGCCGGAGCCCTCCTGTTTGGCTGTATTGAAGCACTGATACCCCAGCTGGCGGCATCGGGCATCAAACTACCCCAGTACTTCGTATTCATGGCGCCCTATGCCATTACTCTTGGCGTAATGATCTGGGTGGCCGCGTCGAAGCGGGATATCAGCAGTCAACCGGGAGCTCTGGGAGCCCCCTTTATCCGGGAAGAACGTACCTGA
- the rutA gene encoding pyrimidine utilization protein A gives MNIGVFIPIGNNGWLISKNSPQYMPTFELNKEITQKAESYGFDFALSMIKLRGFGGETEFWEHNLESFTLMAGLAAVTSKIQLFATAATLTMPPAIVARMASTIDSISDGRFGVNLVTGWQKPEYSQMGLWPGDEFFGSRYEYLGEYAQVLRDLWATGRSDFKGEHFQMDDCRVSPLPKADMKVICAGQSEAGMAFTAKYADYNFCFGKGVNTPTAFAPTVERLVEAIETSGRDVSSVALFMIIADKTDEAARARWEFYKEGVDEEAVAWLGTQGAADKTSKSDTNIRQMADPTSAVNINMGTLVGSYENVARMLDEVSTVDGVSGVMLTFDDFVQGIEDFGKYIQPLMTSRVHVTGQVEEAV, from the coding sequence ATGAATATCGGGGTCTTCATTCCTATCGGCAACAATGGATGGTTGATTTCAAAGAACTCGCCGCAGTACATGCCGACCTTTGAGTTGAACAAAGAGATCACCCAGAAAGCTGAAAGCTATGGCTTTGACTTTGCACTGTCGATGATCAAATTGCGCGGTTTTGGGGGAGAAACGGAGTTCTGGGAGCATAACCTGGAGTCTTTTACCCTGATGGCCGGCCTGGCAGCGGTCACCAGCAAGATCCAACTGTTCGCTACTGCAGCCACACTTACCATGCCTCCGGCAATTGTTGCCCGTATGGCCTCCACCATCGATTCCATTTCGGATGGCCGTTTCGGGGTTAATCTGGTAACCGGGTGGCAGAAACCTGAATACTCCCAGATGGGCCTGTGGCCAGGGGATGAGTTCTTTGGTTCCCGTTACGAATATCTGGGTGAGTATGCACAGGTATTGAGGGATCTCTGGGCCACTGGCCGCAGTGATTTCAAGGGTGAGCATTTCCAGATGGACGACTGCCGGGTAAGCCCCCTTCCCAAGGCAGATATGAAGGTTATCTGCGCCGGCCAGAGCGAGGCTGGCATGGCGTTTACGGCCAAATATGCCGACTACAACTTCTGTTTTGGCAAGGGCGTGAATACCCCGACTGCCTTTGCACCGACAGTGGAACGCCTGGTAGAGGCTATCGAAACATCCGGCCGTGATGTCAGCTCTGTTGCCCTGTTTATGATTATTGCTGACAAAACCGATGAGGCCGCGCGTGCGCGTTGGGAATTCTACAAGGAAGGTGTCGATGAGGAAGCTGTGGCCTGGCTGGGTACTCAGGGCGCGGCAGACAAGACGTCGAAATCTGATACCAACATTCGCCAGATGGCAGACCCTACTTCTGCAGTAAATATCAACATGGGCACACTGGTTGGTTCCTATGAGAACGTTGCCCGGATGCTGGATGAAGTGTCCACCGTGGATGGTGTCAGCGGTGTCATGCTCACCTTTGATGACTTTGTTCAGGGCATTGAAGACTTTGGTAAATACATCCAGCCACTGATGACGAGTCGTGTCCACGTAACGGGTCAGGTGGAGGAGGCCGTATGA
- the rutR gene encoding HTH-type transcriptional regulator RutR, whose protein sequence is MSASIKGKEPARQPSRKQQRVPSAASLNRRLRNSERKRAVILEAALATFSKYGLHGASIEQIASLADVSKTNLFYYFNNKEELYVSVLRSLLDLWLKPLRSFTEDRDPIEAIRDYLRVKLEFSRDHPAESRLFCMEVMQGAPLMLTELQQPLHDLVENKIAVIQTWIDQGKLTAVEPYHLIFSLWATTQHYADFRVQVEAVAGKTLDDPGFFKETLISLETIILNGVTPRKTT, encoded by the coding sequence GTGAGTGCCAGCATTAAAGGCAAGGAACCAGCCCGACAGCCTTCACGCAAGCAACAGCGGGTGCCGTCTGCTGCATCACTTAACAGAAGACTTCGCAACAGTGAAAGAAAACGCGCGGTTATACTTGAAGCCGCACTGGCAACCTTCTCAAAGTACGGACTGCACGGAGCAAGCATCGAACAGATAGCCTCGCTGGCAGATGTATCGAAAACCAACCTTTTCTATTATTTCAACAATAAAGAAGAGCTTTATGTCAGCGTACTACGAAGCCTTCTGGACCTGTGGCTCAAGCCGCTCAGATCCTTTACGGAAGACCGGGACCCGATAGAAGCCATACGGGACTATCTCAGGGTCAAGCTGGAATTCTCCCGTGACCACCCGGCGGAATCCCGCCTTTTCTGCATGGAAGTCATGCAGGGAGCCCCACTGATGCTGACAGAACTGCAACAGCCACTTCACGACCTGGTGGAGAACAAAATTGCAGTTATTCAGACGTGGATTGACCAGGGCAAACTGACCGCCGTAGAACCCTATCACCTGATTTTCTCGCTTTGGGCAACAACCCAGCACTACGCAGACTTTCGCGTTCAGGTCGAAGCCGTCGCCGGGAAGACTCTGGACGACCCCGGCTTCTTTAAAGAAACGCTGATCAGTCTCGAAACGATCATCCTGAATGGTGTAACCCCTCGAAAAACCACCTGA
- a CDS encoding ABC transporter ATP-binding protein, producing MNKQNAIQLSGVSKTFDGFKALSDADFTAKWGEVHALLGENGAGKSSLMNIVAGLYGPEGGSLFIDDNPVKLKGPKEAAKLGIGMVHQHFKLVMPFTVAENILLNLGHIQTSGLYRERLRRVSDDIRAMARRIGFEINPDTRVDQLSIAEQQRVEILKVLLAGAKVLILDEPTAVLTEEEAERLLTTVQGFAREGAAVILVTHKMNDVLRYADQVTIMRAGQTVKSLKPDSVSVDELIRLTVGESAPDQSAPTEKRAPGAPYLQVKGLTSTGALRALNSLDLTLNQGEIYGLAGVGGNGQSELANALMGIPEPVEGQMEIVGEGDLADFDAARRRDIGIASIPADRYGAALAGPLSIADNFALGDIHSGRYGPFWYLKTRAIEADAAEAVRQFDVQGVRSLKQKAALLSGGNAQKLVIAREFNHPPRLVLAHSPSRGLDVKATEAVRDRLRAARDDGAAVLLISEDLDEVMAMADRIGVMSAGRIVAEFSQPADRQAIGQAMVNHV from the coding sequence ATGAATAAACAGAACGCGATCCAGCTGAGCGGTGTCAGCAAGACCTTTGATGGTTTCAAGGCCTTGTCTGACGCTGACTTTACCGCCAAGTGGGGAGAGGTGCATGCCCTGCTGGGGGAAAACGGCGCCGGAAAGTCATCCCTGATGAACATTGTGGCCGGCTTGTATGGCCCCGAAGGCGGATCGCTGTTCATTGATGATAACCCGGTAAAACTCAAAGGCCCCAAAGAAGCAGCGAAGCTGGGCATTGGCATGGTCCACCAGCACTTCAAACTGGTCATGCCTTTTACTGTTGCTGAAAATATTCTCCTGAACCTGGGGCATATCCAGACTTCGGGGCTTTACCGGGAACGCCTGCGCCGGGTGTCTGATGACATCCGTGCCATGGCCAGGCGCATTGGATTTGAGATCAATCCCGATACTCGTGTTGACCAGCTATCCATAGCTGAACAGCAGCGGGTAGAGATTCTTAAAGTACTGCTGGCCGGAGCCAAGGTGTTGATCCTGGACGAACCGACAGCGGTACTCACCGAAGAAGAAGCCGAGCGGCTGCTGACCACAGTGCAGGGCTTTGCCCGGGAGGGCGCAGCCGTCATTCTGGTGACGCACAAGATGAACGATGTCCTGCGCTACGCAGACCAGGTCACCATCATGCGGGCAGGCCAGACAGTCAAAAGCCTCAAACCGGATTCTGTGTCTGTAGATGAGTTGATCAGACTCACCGTGGGTGAATCCGCCCCCGACCAGTCAGCCCCAACTGAGAAACGCGCGCCTGGGGCACCCTACCTGCAGGTAAAAGGCCTTACCAGCACGGGCGCGCTACGCGCACTCAACAGTCTGGACCTCACCCTGAACCAGGGCGAGATCTATGGGCTTGCGGGGGTCGGTGGTAATGGCCAGAGTGAACTGGCCAACGCCCTGATGGGTATTCCCGAACCGGTAGAAGGACAAATGGAAATAGTCGGCGAAGGCGACCTTGCGGATTTCGACGCAGCCAGAAGGCGCGATATTGGCATTGCCTCCATACCAGCTGACCGCTATGGCGCTGCGCTGGCCGGCCCTCTTTCTATAGCCGACAACTTTGCTCTTGGTGATATTCACTCCGGCCGTTATGGCCCCTTCTGGTACCTGAAAACCCGGGCGATTGAAGCGGATGCTGCAGAAGCGGTACGGCAGTTTGATGTCCAGGGCGTCCGGTCCCTGAAACAGAAAGCCGCCCTGCTTTCCGGGGGGAATGCCCAGAAGCTGGTCATAGCCCGGGAATTCAACCACCCACCCAGACTGGTGCTTGCCCATAGCCCGAGTCGCGGCCTGGATGTAAAGGCCACAGAAGCTGTCCGCGACAGGTTGCGGGCAGCGCGGGATGACGGCGCAGCGGTGCTCCTGATCAGTGAGGACCTGGATGAAGTCATGGCCATGGCAGACCGGATTGGCGTCATGTCCGCCGGCCGCATCGTGGCCGAATTTTCACAGCCGGCTGACCGCCAGGCCATCGGGCAAGCAATGGTGAACCATGTCTGA
- the rutC gene encoding pyrimidine utilization protein C, with protein sequence MPKTSIIPEGTGKPLAPYVPGSMANDVLYVSGTLPFDKDNNVVHVGDAEAQTRHVLEAIKGVVEAANGTMDDVTFNMIMVTDWDNYDAVNKVYAEYFPGEKPARYCIKCGLVKPDALVEIASIAHVGK encoded by the coding sequence ATGCCTAAAACATCCATTATTCCAGAAGGTACCGGCAAGCCGCTGGCACCCTATGTACCTGGCTCCATGGCTAACGATGTACTTTATGTTTCCGGAACCCTGCCGTTCGACAAGGACAATAACGTAGTTCATGTGGGTGATGCTGAAGCCCAGACCCGGCACGTGCTGGAGGCTATCAAAGGCGTTGTTGAAGCGGCGAATGGCACCATGGATGACGTTACTTTCAACATGATTATGGTGACGGACTGGGACAACTATGACGCAGTCAACAAGGTCTATGCCGAATACTTTCCGGGTGAAAAACCTGCCCGTTATTGTATCAAGTGCGGTCTGGTCAAGCCGGATGCTCTGGTGGAAATCGCCAGTATTGCGCACGTAGGAAAATGA
- the rutD gene encoding pyrimidine utilization protein D: MMNGTAGALYWETCGPEDGETVVLSAGLGGSGKYWASQIPALAERYRVLVYDQFGTGRSPGEVPELYTVADMAAELDVLLAETTAGPVHFVGHALGGLIGLELARLSPERVGSLLLINAWAEPNAYSSRCFSVRRKLLISEGPEAYLEAQPLFLYPPVWIAENSDWLEQETAHQLAGFPPPENLLHRLRALQAWKIAPEELAEVQAGSLVLATRDDALVPWNCSQKLAAGLPCSSVQLLPAGGHAINVTEPERFNALMLNHLRKYRLPTATITTQEAS, translated from the coding sequence ATGATGAACGGTACAGCCGGTGCACTCTACTGGGAGACCTGTGGCCCGGAAGACGGTGAAACGGTCGTGTTGAGTGCCGGTCTGGGAGGTTCAGGTAAATACTGGGCTTCCCAGATACCGGCACTCGCTGAGCGCTACCGGGTTCTGGTTTATGACCAGTTTGGCACTGGTCGCAGCCCGGGTGAGGTGCCGGAACTCTATACTGTTGCAGATATGGCGGCAGAGCTCGATGTGCTCCTCGCAGAAACTACCGCCGGCCCGGTGCACTTTGTAGGCCATGCACTTGGCGGGCTGATAGGCCTTGAGCTGGCGCGGCTCTCACCGGAACGGGTAGGAAGCCTGCTGCTGATAAATGCCTGGGCAGAGCCTAATGCCTATTCCAGCCGTTGTTTCTCTGTTCGTCGCAAACTGTTGATAAGTGAGGGGCCAGAGGCGTATCTGGAGGCCCAGCCTCTGTTTCTCTACCCCCCGGTGTGGATTGCGGAGAACAGCGACTGGCTTGAGCAGGAAACTGCTCACCAGCTTGCAGGCTTTCCGCCGCCGGAGAATCTGTTACATCGCCTGCGGGCCCTGCAAGCCTGGAAAATAGCTCCTGAGGAGCTGGCGGAGGTGCAGGCAGGCTCCCTCGTTCTGGCCACCAGGGATGACGCCCTTGTGCCCTGGAATTGTTCCCAGAAACTGGCCGCAGGATTGCCGTGCTCCAGCGTACAGCTTTTACCGGCGGGCGGACATGCGATCAATGTCACTGAGCCGGAACGGTTTAATGCGCTGATGCTCAACCATCTCCGGAAATACCGCCTGCCCACGGCAACCATAACGACTCAGGAGGCTTCATGA